In a genomic window of Methanogenium sp. S4BF:
- a CDS encoding fibronectin type III domain-containing protein: MTYRVYYDETIATAVATETLANGGVAPVALASGMTFTVSTVSGIPNGAANLFNITFTSLKNDGSSTELGIVPITAVDVNIPPTNLLGAITIANGTFTTKDDVAPVIVNITTPSNVGKNFQITGYINEVGGLPTATATLTNGTYTSAPYALTLTDIGNGYYTYAAAASWDVFEDGITLTVNAEDPAGHSAIPKQTVLNVKNVGFSNPSPVGYINTVPVSASVFMSQMDTTTVNMTIGDGSTSTDLVVSIVGDYAYGALPVLGDGIYWVNATGTDTISAGEHYLNWTYTLDTTSPLLNAMVTDSDGDGYIEANEVLTFDWTVSSDGVSGFKNVSIVEPSTGDVLWTSAVQVGSAQQTITTGNRDLSFRAYDNAGNFAAYDFHLYNNYVAWVNSTKMGTISGLDTEFTSMVDMDRTASSMITLYNGRSISLPDIGTVTRQVENVGQVTSDTYVTVDNRANATYAGTDTYQTLWAYEPSDIIDFRVIAPAITRANIVMMEANESYLNDLIDSGSAGGINYTQLVKNSAYIFIDGGWTKITVNPDGSYTQDIQRGNPLTASGNITQMMKNPANQVDISSGFRMSTDCVAFDAITTPDVGDYALAALAFDGDRIGVIAMMPVVILETTDQGTISADTVVVNGTFDASVNSNCKYFEVMLYRDTEYNATAMVDFSTLNYDMVTVDLSAGGAATERLWHNIYITPGAGKYASAKNANTLTFNVSGLETGSYKAVLAGLSNNGTAQLLGVHDLTIIDSTVLNITNVGVTTGTTAASVTWTTNIAANSTVEYGTTVAYGNTMSDAAYVLAHSMIVTGLSPSTVYHYRIVSYDASGNMAVTGDATFITKSSGGGGGGGGGGGFVPTTTPVQTFTTTGQLQTDINGVVQNGIVVSSADGLASVSVGEGVTALNANGLPLEDITIQATDGIPSPGSSAFTFAGHAVELGPSGATFSPAIELTFQLTEEEWNKLAAGESFVIKWYNEALGEWEDIPTSVNPYNHTVIGEISHFSTFALFKQIVETPTPVVTQTPAPTDVPGETPVPTETGGEGTQTGGFPWIWVIVVIVLIAVIGGGYYYMQQKK, translated from the coding sequence TTGACGTATAGGGTATATTATGATGAGACGATTGCAACCGCTGTTGCAACAGAAACCCTTGCGAATGGAGGTGTGGCCCCGGTTGCTCTGGCAAGTGGGATGACATTTACTGTCTCCACTGTATCCGGCATACCCAATGGTGCTGCAAATCTGTTCAACATCACGTTTACATCGCTGAAAAACGATGGAAGCAGCACAGAGCTTGGTATTGTTCCCATTACAGCTGTGGACGTTAACATTCCTCCAACAAATCTGCTTGGAGCAATTACCATTGCAAACGGCACCTTCACCACAAAGGATGATGTTGCCCCGGTAATCGTTAACATTACCACGCCTTCCAATGTTGGCAAAAACTTCCAGATTACCGGATACATCAACGAAGTAGGCGGATTGCCTACGGCAACTGCCACCCTGACGAACGGCACGTACACAAGCGCCCCTTATGCGCTTACTCTCACTGATATCGGCAATGGGTATTATACGTATGCCGCTGCTGCATCATGGGATGTTTTTGAGGATGGCATCACCCTGACTGTTAATGCAGAAGATCCAGCAGGACATTCTGCAATCCCGAAACAGACAGTACTCAATGTCAAGAATGTTGGCTTCTCGAACCCTTCACCTGTGGGTTACATTAACACTGTTCCCGTATCTGCTTCGGTATTCATGTCACAGATGGACACCACTACAGTGAACATGACCATCGGTGATGGTTCCACTTCAACAGATCTTGTTGTTTCAATTGTCGGTGATTATGCATACGGCGCCCTTCCTGTCCTTGGTGACGGTATCTATTGGGTGAATGCCACCGGTACTGATACAATCTCAGCAGGGGAGCATTATCTCAACTGGACATATACCCTTGACACAACTTCGCCATTACTGAATGCGATGGTTACCGATTCTGATGGTGACGGGTATATTGAAGCAAATGAAGTCCTGACCTTCGACTGGACAGTCTCGTCAGACGGTGTCAGTGGATTCAAGAATGTCTCAATAGTTGAGCCATCCACAGGCGATGTTCTCTGGACATCCGCTGTGCAGGTGGGCAGTGCCCAGCAGACTATTACGACCGGAAACCGTGACCTCTCATTCCGTGCCTATGACAATGCAGGAAACTTCGCAGCCTACGATTTCCATCTCTACAACAACTATGTTGCATGGGTAAACTCAACCAAGATGGGCACTATTTCAGGACTGGACACTGAGTTTACCTCTATGGTCGACATGGACCGGACAGCATCCAGTATGATCACGCTCTACAATGGCCGCAGTATCTCTCTCCCTGACATCGGAACAGTTACCCGTCAGGTTGAGAATGTTGGTCAGGTTACGAGTGACACATACGTAACCGTTGACAACCGTGCGAATGCTACCTATGCAGGCACAGACACCTACCAGACTCTCTGGGCATATGAACCTTCAGACATCATTGATTTCCGTGTAATCGCTCCTGCTATCACACGTGCAAATATCGTGATGATGGAGGCAAATGAATCGTATCTCAATGATCTCATCGATTCAGGGTCCGCAGGCGGCATCAACTACACACAACTGGTGAAAAACAGTGCCTACATCTTCATTGATGGAGGGTGGACCAAGATTACCGTCAACCCTGATGGTTCTTACACTCAGGATATCCAGAGAGGAAACCCGCTCACCGCATCCGGCAACATCACACAGATGATGAAGAACCCTGCGAATCAGGTGGACATTTCCTCAGGGTTCCGCATGAGCACTGACTGTGTCGCATTTGATGCAATCACCACACCTGATGTCGGTGACTATGCTCTTGCAGCACTTGCCTTTGACGGTGACCGTATTGGTGTCATTGCAATGATGCCGGTTGTTATCCTTGAGACCACAGACCAGGGCACTATCTCTGCAGACACCGTTGTGGTGAACGGGACTTTTGATGCCAGTGTCAATTCCAACTGCAAGTACTTCGAAGTGATGCTCTACCGCGACACTGAGTACAATGCAACAGCAATGGTTGATTTCTCGACACTCAACTATGACATGGTGACCGTGGATCTTTCCGCAGGCGGTGCGGCCACAGAGAGACTCTGGCACAACATCTACATCACCCCTGGTGCTGGAAAGTATGCATCCGCTAAGAATGCCAACACGCTGACATTTAATGTGAGTGGTCTTGAAACAGGCAGTTACAAGGCAGTGCTGGCTGGTCTCAGCAACAATGGAACCGCACAGCTCCTTGGTGTGCATGACCTGACCATCATAGACTCTACCGTCCTGAATATCACTAATGTTGGTGTCACGACGGGTACAACCGCTGCATCAGTTACCTGGACTACAAACATTGCAGCAAACAGCACAGTGGAATACGGTACAACCGTTGCCTATGGGAACACGATGTCTGATGCGGCCTATGTGCTTGCCCACAGCATGATTGTCACCGGACTTTCACCCAGTACCGTCTACCATTACCGCATCGTCTCCTATGACGCGTCCGGCAACATGGCTGTCACCGGTGATGCTACCTTCATTACGAAGTCATCCGGCGGCGGTGGCGGCGGTGGCGGCGGTGGCGGTTTCGTCCCCACAACCACACCGGTTCAGACGTTCACAACAACCGGACAGCTCCAGACTGATATCAATGGTGTTGTCCAGAATGGAATCGTAGTCTCTTCAGCCGATGGCCTTGCATCAGTATCTGTTGGCGAGGGAGTCACTGCACTCAATGCCAACGGACTGCCGCTTGAGGATATTACTATCCAGGCAACAGATGGTATTCCTTCACCAGGCTCCTCAGCATTTACCTTTGCAGGCCACGCTGTGGAACTGGGCCCCTCGGGTGCAACCTTCAGTCCGGCGATAGAACTGACCTTCCAGCTCACTGAAGAAGAGTGGAACAAACTTGCAGCAGGCGAATCATTTGTCATAAAATGGTACAATGAAGCGCTCGGAGAATGGGAGGATATTCCAACCAGTGTTAATCCGTACAACCACACCGTTATCGGT